Proteins from one Parasteatoda tepidariorum isolate YZ-2023 chromosome 4, CAS_Ptep_4.0, whole genome shotgun sequence genomic window:
- the LOC107455975 gene encoding THO complex subunit 6 homolog, with protein sequence MEQLKQYYTNIYSVAYSSCGHYLVAGNTYGDIAIFNLSPYLEKDDSEQFEELHKYPYYKFKAHDAPIYSIVSNKQLIISGGVAELKVWKWSDVKKKNAKSCWSFTIPQGDSLVKPEINAMVLSKKDDNGLLYVGCGNSKLYCLDVEKQTLLFVLEGHTDSINCIDLGNSGQECVSGSEDGSMRLWDARKGGNAIHVLEPYKHNLVNRPEQGKWIGCVGFDSSDDWLVCGGAPTLGVWHIRSLAPSTRLEKPGILSYVALFHEDTIISGGSEPFINHWSLDGKLNIEVPSSSSNIFTIGVNSSPTQQILASAGSNYKIDLCTDFRYKDVALYFCNNSE encoded by the exons ATGGAGCAGCTTAAACagtattatacaaatatttattctgttgCTTATTCTTCATGTGGGCATTATCTTGTTGCTGGTAATACATATGGAGACATTGCTATCTTTAA tttatctCCATACCTGGAAAAAGATGATTCAGAACAATTTGAAGAATTGCATAAATATCCTTACTATAAGTTTAAag ctcATGATGCCCCAATATATTCTATTGTCTCCAACAAACAGTTAATCATaag tgGTGGAGTTGCTGAATTAAAAGTCTGGAAATGGTCTGAcgttaagaagaaaaatgctAAGTCATGTTGGAGCTTCACAATACCACAagg TGATAGCTTGGTGAAGCCAGAAATAAATGCTATGGTCCtcagtaaaaaa gatgaTAATGGACTTTTATATGTAGGTTGTGGAAACAGTAAACTTTATTGTCTTGATGTTGAAAAACAAACGTTATTG TTTGTTTTAGAAGGACATACAGATAGCATAAATTGTATAGATCTTGGAAACAGTGGTCAAGAATGTGTATCTGGGAGTGAAGATGGTTCGATGAGACTTTGGG ATGCAAGAAAAGGAGGCAATGCTATTCATGTCCTAGAACCTTACAAGCACAAT ctTGTGAATAGACCTGAACAAGGAAAATGGATAGGTTGTGTTGGATTTGATTCTTCTGATGATTGGctg GTGTGTGGAGGTGCTCCAACTCTTGGTGTATGGCATATTCGTTCACTTGCTCCATCAACTAGACTAGAAAAACCTGGAATACTTTCATATGTTGCACTTTTCCATGAAGATACT ATAATATCTGGTGGCTCTGAACCATTTATCAATCACTGGAGTTTAGATGGAAAGCTTAATATTGAAGTCCCGTCTTCGTCATCAAACATCTTCACCATTGGAGTAAATTCGAGTCCTACACAGcag ATTTTAGCATCAGCTGGAAGTAACTACAAGATTGACCTCTGTACAGATTTTCGATATAAAGATGtagctttatatttttgtaataactcTGAATAA